The Opitutaceae bacterium genome has a window encoding:
- a CDS encoding AURKAIP1/COX24 domain-containing protein — protein sequence MGNLKKKRRLKMSKHKRRKRLKANRHKKRTWQK from the coding sequence ATGGGCAACCTGAAGAAGAAACGTCGTCTTAAGATGTCGAAGCACAAACGCCGTAAGCGTTTGAAGGCGAATCGCCACAAGAAGCGTACGTGGCAGAAGTGA
- a CDS encoding secretin N-terminal domain-containing protein — translation MKTKLSLIALMGLAAACGWVRAQEATPSAPDATAPASAPVLAGPSETPAAAVPTDGVGKHTETLSVDFPDDEIRNILRNVADLFELNLVIPDTLQGKTSVKLRDVTWRQIFKVVLNPVGYTYIEDGNIIRVVTIDSLNLEPAVTEVFILNYAKASDVKPALDSMVDAKVGGKIVVDARSNALLVTERPSAINRIKPIIARLDRPTDQVMIETKFIDVTDGDQKNIGINWTSLQGYGVGTEGKIARNYTDAASGKTAADYTNRNNDVDYMLKGYRDLDQVANKNNPGSNIGLPYKLDKDTGAITYDGGPTSNITNNFATSVARATTAVLSADQFRVVLSALRTLNRSKLVSNPTIVTLNNTEASINIGREYPIPNYTYNQERGVFEVSGFQYKPIGVILKVTPQVNSAGFIRLTVEPEVSSSNENVSFGGSGGASIPIIQVRKTKTQITLKDGFTLGIGGLVEENKSNSENKVPLLGDIPGLGRLFRHKSANTTAHNLVVFITAKTIKPDGAEVGEIFDPRMTRAMEVQKSDLPGYRDGSDSFYTPPPVEKKGKKKD, via the coding sequence ATGAAAACAAAACTGTCCCTCATCGCCCTTATGGGGCTCGCCGCTGCCTGCGGCTGGGTGCGCGCCCAGGAAGCCACGCCATCGGCTCCCGACGCGACCGCTCCAGCTTCGGCCCCGGTTCTTGCCGGCCCGTCCGAAACCCCAGCCGCCGCAGTTCCGACGGACGGTGTTGGAAAGCACACGGAAACCCTGTCCGTGGACTTTCCCGACGACGAAATTCGCAACATCCTACGGAACGTCGCCGATCTCTTTGAACTGAATCTCGTGATCCCGGACACGCTTCAGGGCAAGACGTCGGTCAAGCTGCGCGACGTGACTTGGAGACAAATCTTCAAAGTTGTCCTCAACCCGGTCGGCTACACCTACATTGAGGACGGCAACATCATTCGGGTGGTGACCATCGATTCCCTGAACCTTGAACCGGCCGTCACCGAAGTATTCATTCTCAACTACGCAAAGGCCTCCGATGTGAAGCCGGCCCTTGACTCCATGGTCGACGCCAAAGTGGGCGGAAAGATCGTGGTGGACGCACGTAGTAATGCGCTTCTCGTTACGGAGAGACCCTCCGCGATCAACCGCATCAAGCCCATCATTGCTCGCCTCGACCGTCCGACCGATCAGGTCATGATTGAGACCAAATTCATCGACGTCACTGACGGTGACCAGAAGAACATCGGCATCAACTGGACCAGCTTGCAGGGGTACGGTGTCGGGACTGAAGGCAAGATTGCGCGTAACTACACGGACGCCGCTTCGGGGAAGACTGCCGCCGACTACACCAACAGGAACAACGACGTGGACTACATGCTCAAAGGCTACCGTGACCTTGATCAAGTGGCGAACAAGAACAACCCGGGTTCCAACATCGGTCTGCCGTACAAACTGGACAAGGACACGGGGGCAATCACCTATGACGGTGGGCCTACCTCCAACATTACGAACAATTTTGCAACCAGCGTGGCTCGCGCCACTACGGCGGTCCTTTCCGCCGACCAGTTCCGCGTGGTCCTGAGCGCTCTGCGTACGCTGAATCGCTCAAAACTTGTTTCCAACCCGACAATCGTCACCCTGAACAATACGGAAGCCTCGATCAATATCGGCCGGGAGTATCCAATTCCCAATTACACTTACAACCAGGAGCGCGGTGTGTTCGAGGTCAGCGGCTTCCAGTACAAGCCGATTGGCGTCATCCTGAAGGTCACCCCACAGGTGAACAGCGCGGGCTTCATCCGCCTGACGGTCGAGCCGGAGGTGAGCTCATCGAACGAAAACGTTTCGTTCGGCGGCAGCGGTGGCGCTTCCATCCCGATCATCCAAGTGCGCAAGACCAAGACCCAGATCACGCTCAAGGATGGCTTTACCCTGGGTATCGGTGGCCTCGTCGAGGAGAATAAATCCAACTCCGAGAACAAGGTGCCGCTGCTCGGCGACATCCCCGGCCTGGGTCGCCTCTTCCGGCACAAGAGCGCAAATACCACGGCGCACAACCTGGTCGTGTTCATTACGGCCAAGACGATCAAGCCGGATGGTGCCGAGGTCGGCGAGATCTTCGACCCCCGCATGACGCGTGCGATGGAGGTCCAGAAATCCGATCTCCCGGGTTACCGCGACGGTTCAGATTCCTTCTATACCCCTCCACCCGTCGAGAAAAAGGGCAAGAAGAAGGACTAA
- a CDS encoding polyprenyl synthetase family protein, with translation MSSPVPAATPQSFATVFGRLKPHMTQLDAFLRSQLSAFEPEIREMADYCIDTSGKRIRPALVFLSGWQSFERASDALVRAAAVVELVHLATLVHDDIMDEADLRRGRRTAARTYGPEAAVLLGDTLFSHALNLATQYPTTAVCAAVSESTRKVCAGEIVQTLRRGTLNLSLDDYYRVIDLKTAELFRLSCALGGELAGLPAPYAKAAAAFGRHLGIAYQIYDDLVDFFGDETKIGKTLGTDLASGKLTLPLIELIKRSSERERRAITDELLKKQPPQTSLRIEQMRSLGVFEAVVEAIERELVLGEAELAPFSSLAPTGLLLELNSVLRSQVQALKG, from the coding sequence ATGTCCTCGCCTGTTCCTGCCGCGACACCGCAGAGCTTTGCGACCGTCTTTGGGCGCCTGAAACCGCATATGACGCAGCTCGATGCGTTCTTGCGATCCCAGCTCAGCGCATTTGAACCGGAAATCAGGGAGATGGCTGATTACTGCATCGATACCAGCGGGAAACGCATCCGGCCCGCACTCGTGTTTCTTTCAGGGTGGCAATCATTCGAACGAGCATCCGATGCCTTGGTCAGAGCCGCAGCCGTTGTGGAGTTGGTGCACCTGGCAACGCTTGTACACGATGACATCATGGATGAAGCGGATCTGAGGCGGGGACGTCGCACAGCGGCGCGGACCTACGGCCCTGAGGCGGCGGTCTTGCTGGGTGACACGCTCTTTTCCCACGCCTTGAACCTGGCGACGCAATACCCGACCACCGCCGTCTGCGCAGCCGTGTCGGAATCGACGCGGAAAGTATGCGCGGGAGAAATCGTCCAGACACTGCGACGGGGCACCCTGAATCTTTCGCTCGATGACTACTACCGCGTGATCGATCTTAAGACCGCGGAGCTCTTCCGGCTCTCCTGCGCGCTCGGCGGCGAGCTCGCGGGCCTTCCCGCTCCTTACGCAAAGGCCGCAGCGGCCTTTGGCCGGCACCTCGGCATCGCCTACCAGATCTACGATGACCTGGTGGATTTCTTCGGCGACGAAACGAAGATCGGCAAGACCCTTGGCACCGACCTGGCCAGCGGAAAACTGACACTTCCGCTCATCGAACTCATCAAGCGCTCCAGTGAGCGGGAGAGGCGCGCCATCACCGACGAGCTCCTCAAAAAGCAACCTCCCCAAACGTCATTGCGTATCGAACAAATGCGATCCCTTGGCGTATTCGAGGCTGTGGTTGAGGCAATAGAGCGCGAACTCGTGTTGGGTGAGGCGGAACTCGCGCCTTTTTCCTCGCTCGCCCCCACGGGCCTCCTACTTGAGCTAAACTCAGTGCTGCGCTCGCAGGTGCAGGCGCTCAAAGGTTGA
- a CDS encoding sigma-70 family RNA polymerase sigma factor — protein MPAGSKLLEKTLVASPERQQEADTDAAIVQRVQAGDVAAFDSLIHKYRERVYGVVYNMTANREDAADLCQDAFIKAFQSIHRFNGQSSFFTWLYRIAVNSTLTHLRKSRLRSFFSFEKIHEEDKSAEIINQLTDKKGADRELFVKELQEKLNEAMLKLSIKHRTVVTLFEVDGLSHEEIADIMDCSVGTVRSRLHYAKQILQSELQSYTRT, from the coding sequence ATGCCCGCCGGCTCCAAACTTCTCGAGAAGACGCTGGTTGCCTCACCTGAGCGCCAGCAGGAGGCGGACACTGACGCTGCGATCGTCCAAAGAGTTCAGGCGGGCGATGTAGCCGCGTTCGATTCCTTGATCCACAAGTACCGCGAACGGGTTTACGGCGTCGTTTACAATATGACGGCCAACCGGGAGGATGCGGCCGATCTTTGCCAAGACGCCTTCATTAAGGCGTTCCAATCCATCCACCGGTTTAACGGCCAGTCTTCTTTCTTCACCTGGCTTTACCGCATCGCCGTCAATTCCACCCTTACCCACCTCCGCAAGTCGCGACTCCGGTCCTTCTTCAGCTTCGAGAAGATCCATGAAGAGGATAAATCAGCCGAAATAATCAACCAGCTGACGGACAAAAAGGGGGCGGATCGCGAGCTGTTCGTAAAGGAGCTTCAGGAAAAATTGAACGAGGCCATGCTAAAACTGTCTATCAAGCATAGGACCGTTGTGACCTTGTTTGAAGTTGATGGCCTCAGCCATGAGGAAATCGCTGATATCATGGATTGCTCGGTCGGTACCGTCCGCTCACGCCTCCACTACGCGAAACAGATTCTTCAATCCGAGCTCCAAAGCTACACGCGCACATGA
- a CDS encoding disulfide bond formation protein DsbA: MKVTYFLEIVSSWCHWAEPTWTELKHRYAGQVEFEWKIALMNPEDFSASRAQCDWFYRRSGTIMRSPYMLNSGWFEEHRKGRYEAPNLVAEAGRALGITGDRLRLALSEAAVRNGITVGDLQTAVDVAAKAVGIDARKLQEVAESEAVRDRVAASAADFKALQITQRPAFVLENAIGDKAVFSGLVSLPPLTATLDAMLSDSRGYASFKTHFGSPPSV, translated from the coding sequence ATGAAGGTGACCTATTTCCTCGAGATCGTATCGTCGTGGTGCCACTGGGCGGAGCCGACTTGGACAGAGCTGAAACACCGGTACGCTGGCCAGGTCGAGTTCGAGTGGAAGATTGCGTTGATGAACCCGGAAGACTTCTCGGCCTCTCGCGCGCAGTGCGACTGGTTCTACCGTCGGAGCGGAACGATCATGCGCTCCCCGTACATGCTCAATTCGGGGTGGTTTGAGGAGCACCGGAAGGGCCGTTACGAGGCGCCAAATCTGGTTGCGGAGGCTGGGCGCGCCCTTGGTATCACGGGCGATCGCCTTCGCCTTGCGCTCAGTGAAGCAGCGGTGCGGAACGGAATCACTGTCGGCGATCTACAGACTGCGGTCGATGTGGCTGCGAAGGCGGTGGGGATCGACGCGAGGAAGCTGCAGGAGGTTGCCGAGTCCGAGGCAGTGCGCGACCGCGTCGCGGCCTCGGCCGCAGACTTCAAGGCCCTCCAGATCACCCAACGCCCGGCGTTCGTTCTTGAGAATGCCATTGGTGACAAGGCTGTATTCTCCGGGTTGGTATCGCTCCCGCCCCTTACCGCTACACTGGATGCCATGCTTTCGGACTCGCGCGGCTATGCCTCATTCAAAACGCATTTTGGCTCACCGCCGAGTGTCTGA
- a CDS encoding DNA topoisomerase IV subunit B, with translation MAQAYTEASIKTLSPLEHIRLRPGMYIGRLGNGTHPEDGIYVLLKETIDNSIDEFTMGYGKRIDIDITDRSVRVRDYGRGIPLGKLVECVSIINTGAKYDSETFKKAIGLNGVGQKAVNALALTYRAQAFREGQTRSVEFEQGKLKKDGKVVSAPGSEKNGTLIEFVPDEALFGKDFKFRLEYIEEMLWNYAYLNRGLTLYLNGKPFRSENGLKDLLGKKLTGEPLYPLIHLEGDDIEIAMTHGGHYGEDYYSFVNGQHTTMGGTHLAAFREGLVTTIRNFFKKDYDAADIRQSIVAAVSVRVMEPVFESQTKTKLGSNDIGPNGPSIRQFIGNFLQQHLDNTLHRSPEIAQAIKQKIEDSERERKELAGIRNLARERAKKASLHNKKLRDCKVHLDTKDKRAEDSTLFIVEGDSAAGSLTACRDVQTQAVFALKGKPLNTYGLTKKVIYENEEFHLLQSALNIEDGLDGLRYNRVIIATDADVDGMHIRLLLISFFVQFFPELITNGHVFILETPLFRVRNKKETLYCYSEAEKQSALFKLGQNAEVTRFKGLGEISANEFKDFIGEEIKLEKVTLDHLHNSDQLLSFFMGKNTPERQDFIIQNLRVEKDLVEA, from the coding sequence ATGGCCCAAGCCTACACAGAAGCCAGTATCAAGACCCTTTCTCCCCTCGAGCATATCCGCCTGCGACCGGGTATGTACATCGGGCGCCTCGGTAACGGAACTCACCCGGAGGACGGTATTTACGTGCTGCTTAAGGAGACCATCGATAACTCGATCGATGAGTTCACGATGGGGTATGGCAAGCGGATCGACATTGATATCACGGATCGCTCGGTGCGTGTCCGGGATTACGGTCGGGGCATCCCCCTGGGCAAGCTGGTTGAGTGTGTTTCCATCATCAACACCGGCGCGAAGTACGACAGCGAGACGTTCAAAAAAGCCATTGGCCTCAACGGTGTAGGCCAAAAGGCCGTCAACGCGCTTGCCCTAACGTACCGTGCCCAAGCCTTTCGGGAGGGACAGACCCGTTCCGTCGAGTTTGAGCAAGGAAAGCTGAAGAAGGACGGAAAGGTCGTCTCCGCTCCAGGCTCTGAAAAGAATGGCACGCTCATCGAATTCGTCCCCGACGAGGCCTTGTTCGGCAAGGATTTCAAATTCCGCCTGGAGTACATCGAGGAGATGCTCTGGAACTACGCCTACCTGAATCGCGGGCTAACGCTGTACCTCAATGGAAAACCGTTCAGGTCTGAGAATGGACTGAAGGACCTGCTTGGGAAGAAGCTGACGGGCGAGCCGCTGTACCCATTGATCCACCTCGAAGGCGATGACATCGAAATCGCGATGACGCACGGTGGCCACTACGGCGAGGATTACTACTCCTTCGTCAACGGCCAGCACACCACGATGGGAGGCACCCACCTCGCGGCTTTCCGCGAGGGACTCGTCACCACCATTCGCAACTTCTTCAAGAAGGATTACGACGCCGCCGATATCCGGCAATCCATAGTCGCCGCCGTTTCTGTTCGCGTCATGGAGCCCGTGTTTGAGTCGCAGACGAAGACCAAGCTAGGCTCGAATGACATTGGCCCCAACGGACCTTCCATTCGCCAGTTCATCGGCAACTTCCTTCAGCAGCACCTCGACAACACGCTGCATCGCTCGCCGGAGATCGCACAGGCGATCAAGCAGAAGATCGAGGACAGCGAGCGTGAGCGCAAGGAACTCGCGGGCATCCGAAATCTCGCGCGCGAGCGGGCGAAGAAAGCGTCGCTGCACAACAAGAAGCTCCGCGACTGCAAGGTGCACCTCGACACCAAGGACAAGCGCGCCGAGGACAGCACGCTTTTCATCGTCGAGGGCGACTCTGCCGCGGGCTCACTGACCGCCTGTCGCGATGTGCAGACTCAGGCAGTGTTCGCTCTCAAGGGCAAACCGCTCAACACGTACGGGCTCACGAAGAAGGTGATCTATGAGAATGAGGAGTTCCACCTGCTTCAGAGCGCCCTGAATATTGAAGATGGCCTGGACGGATTGCGCTACAACCGCGTGATCATCGCGACCGACGCCGATGTTGACGGCATGCATATCCGGCTCCTCCTCATTTCCTTTTTTGTCCAGTTCTTCCCCGAGCTGATCACCAACGGCCACGTCTTCATCCTCGAGACGCCGCTCTTTCGCGTGCGAAACAAGAAGGAGACCCTCTATTGCTACTCGGAAGCCGAGAAGCAGAGCGCCTTGTTCAAGCTCGGTCAGAACGCCGAGGTCACCCGATTCAAGGGCCTCGGTGAAATCTCGGCCAATGAGTTCAAGGACTTCATCGGCGAGGAGATCAAGCTGGAGAAGGTCACCCTCGATCACCTCCACAACAGCGATCAACTGCTGTCGTTCTTCATGGGTAAGAACACACCCGAACGCCAGGATTTCATCATTCAAAACCTGCGGGTGGAAAAGGACCTCGTCGAAGCGTGA
- a CDS encoding S41 family peptidase has protein sequence MSWWRKFRRSWTSVVLLAALLVQGCAVLPGKRVPAEPASSELRLERNQAVFGRTVELVDRHFFDANFGGRDWKGIVEAERAKVLSSITSQELYQALNEMLGKLEVSHLYAFSPELARENELRKRARIGVHWRTFNGQLVVERVVPGSPASEAGVEPGWIALEVEGKPVLDTLPLRLSEGQSVTIAFLDRQDQRRELLMTARILSLDTPPQERVLPDGIVYLRFDSFTRDTRRWLSDALKRHARAPAVVLDLRNNSGGQLFSLNIVVGELFPNRVPVGTWVWRGGRSSPGRGSQWLAARYNGPLAVLVDDSTYSAAEILSHVVQHHGRARLYGRKTGGAVIAAQTFRLPDGGKLDIPMIDYVGLDGRRLEKNGVEPDVPVGRSLAAIREGRDLDLEAALASLRK, from the coding sequence GTGAGTTGGTGGCGGAAATTCCGGAGAAGCTGGACGTCCGTCGTCCTGCTGGCCGCTCTCCTGGTGCAGGGCTGCGCGGTCCTGCCGGGCAAGCGGGTGCCAGCGGAACCTGCCAGCAGCGAGCTACGCCTCGAGCGCAACCAGGCTGTTTTTGGGCGCACGGTCGAGTTGGTTGATCGCCATTTCTTCGACGCGAACTTCGGAGGACGCGATTGGAAGGGGATAGTGGAGGCTGAACGCGCGAAGGTTCTCTCCTCCATCACGTCCCAGGAGCTCTACCAGGCTCTCAATGAGATGCTCGGCAAGCTTGAAGTCTCCCATTTGTATGCCTTCTCGCCCGAGCTCGCACGTGAAAATGAGTTAAGGAAGAGAGCTCGCATCGGGGTGCACTGGCGCACGTTCAACGGCCAGCTCGTCGTCGAGCGCGTGGTGCCCGGAAGCCCTGCGTCCGAGGCGGGCGTCGAGCCTGGATGGATCGCCCTTGAAGTGGAAGGGAAGCCGGTGCTCGACACATTGCCTCTCCGCCTGAGCGAGGGACAGTCCGTAACGATTGCCTTCCTTGACCGCCAGGACCAGCGGCGCGAACTTCTGATGACCGCGCGTATCCTGTCACTGGATACGCCTCCGCAGGAGCGTGTGCTTCCGGACGGCATCGTTTATCTTCGCTTCGACTCGTTCACACGAGACACCCGGCGATGGCTGAGCGACGCCCTCAAGAGGCATGCCCGGGCGCCCGCCGTGGTTCTCGACTTGCGCAACAATTCCGGCGGCCAGCTTTTCTCGCTGAACATCGTGGTGGGGGAGCTTTTCCCGAATCGGGTGCCCGTCGGCACCTGGGTGTGGCGGGGCGGACGCAGCAGTCCCGGTCGCGGGTCCCAATGGTTGGCTGCCCGGTACAACGGCCCCCTGGCGGTCCTCGTCGATGACTCCACCTATAGCGCTGCAGAGATTCTCTCCCATGTCGTCCAGCATCACGGTCGCGCGCGGCTTTACGGACGCAAAACAGGGGGCGCCGTCATTGCCGCCCAGACCTTTCGCCTCCCGGACGGGGGAAAACTGGACATCCCTATGATTGACTACGTGGGACTCGACGGGCGGCGCCTGGAAAAGAACGGCGTCGAGCCTGACGTGCCTGTTGGACGAAGCCTGGCCGCGATCCGGGAAGGGCGAGACCTCGACCTCGAAGCCGCACTCGCGAGCTTGAGGAAATGA
- a CDS encoding DNA gyrase/topoisomerase IV subunit A produces MAKRTPPPSDDQPELPLSGGAPTNPPAAQPASASQPASPAVSPPPSESDSSGPQPEAPIARHYKNWFLEYASYVILDRAVPHIDDGLKPVQRRILHTLWEMDDGRFNKVANVVGAAMRFHPHGDASIGAALVAMGQRGLLVEPQGNFGNVLTGDGAAAPRYIEARLTPFAREVVFNEKTTTWQLSYDGRNREPVTLPVKFPLVLAEGAEGIAVGLSTRILPHNFNDLCRASINHLQGKRFRIFPDFPSGGIADFSEYNDGERGGRVKVRAKIEQRSKYLLAVTELPFGVTTESLIESILSANAKGKLKVRHVDDNTADKVEILIHLPQGADADQVTQQLYVFSDCQVTLSPAACVIDGEKPVFLGVSEILRRSTDKTVSLLKQELEIRLGELEQQWHWDSLERIFIEERIYRRIEKSETWESVLEEIREGLKPFIKSLKREVTQDDIVRLTEIRIKRISKYNRFEADEKIKKIESEIKEVKHHLKHLVDYAINWFETLQEKYGKGFKRRTTYDEIEQISAAQVVSANQRLYVNREEGFIGLNWRQHEFVTECTILDDVLCFMADGTMKVARVADKVFMGRDIISCTILPKEGDTHFYTLVYQDKESGKAFAKRFQIGGVTREKLYSLVPSEGSKVHFFHSAKTQEGMPKRVEVELSPRCSARKKEFMFDLSGLSVGARGVKGVTVTEYPIKRVRLE; encoded by the coding sequence ATGGCCAAACGCACTCCTCCGCCTTCCGACGACCAGCCCGAACTGCCTTTATCAGGAGGGGCACCCACAAATCCGCCGGCCGCCCAGCCCGCCTCGGCCAGCCAGCCTGCCAGCCCCGCTGTTTCACCTCCTCCGTCGGAATCAGACTCCTCGGGCCCGCAACCTGAGGCTCCCATAGCCCGGCATTACAAGAATTGGTTCCTGGAGTACGCCAGCTACGTCATCCTCGACCGGGCCGTGCCGCATATCGACGATGGCCTCAAACCGGTGCAGCGCCGCATCCTCCACACGCTTTGGGAAATGGATGATGGCCGCTTCAATAAGGTGGCCAACGTGGTGGGCGCGGCGATGCGCTTTCATCCTCACGGTGATGCGTCCATAGGTGCCGCCCTGGTCGCCATGGGACAGCGCGGGCTGCTCGTGGAACCGCAGGGAAACTTTGGCAATGTGCTCACAGGTGACGGCGCGGCCGCCCCGCGTTATATCGAGGCGCGCCTGACGCCTTTCGCACGTGAAGTCGTGTTCAACGAGAAGACCACCACCTGGCAGTTGAGCTACGACGGACGCAACCGGGAGCCCGTCACCCTCCCGGTGAAGTTCCCCCTCGTCCTGGCTGAAGGCGCGGAGGGAATCGCCGTCGGCCTTTCGACGCGTATCTTGCCGCACAACTTCAACGACCTGTGCCGCGCCTCCATCAACCATCTTCAGGGGAAACGTTTCCGGATCTTTCCGGATTTTCCCTCGGGCGGCATCGCCGATTTCTCTGAGTACAATGACGGCGAACGCGGCGGCCGCGTCAAGGTGCGGGCGAAGATCGAGCAGCGCTCGAAGTACCTTCTTGCGGTGACCGAACTCCCGTTCGGTGTCACCACGGAGTCCCTGATTGAATCGATCCTGTCCGCCAACGCGAAGGGCAAGCTCAAGGTGCGCCACGTGGATGACAACACGGCCGACAAGGTGGAGATCCTGATCCACCTGCCGCAGGGCGCCGACGCGGACCAGGTGACCCAGCAGTTGTATGTGTTCTCGGACTGCCAGGTGACCCTTTCACCCGCGGCATGTGTGATCGACGGGGAGAAGCCTGTGTTCCTGGGCGTATCCGAGATCCTCCGGAGGAGCACCGACAAGACGGTGTCATTGCTCAAACAGGAGTTGGAGATCCGACTCGGTGAACTGGAGCAGCAGTGGCATTGGGATTCGCTCGAACGAATCTTCATCGAGGAGCGAATCTACCGCCGTATTGAGAAATCTGAGACGTGGGAAAGCGTGCTCGAGGAGATACGCGAGGGACTGAAGCCGTTTATCAAGTCCCTGAAACGGGAAGTGACCCAGGACGACATCGTCCGGCTCACGGAGATCCGCATCAAGCGCATCTCGAAGTACAATCGCTTCGAAGCCGACGAGAAGATCAAGAAGATCGAGTCTGAAATCAAGGAGGTGAAGCATCACCTGAAGCACCTGGTCGATTACGCGATCAATTGGTTCGAGACCCTTCAGGAAAAGTACGGCAAGGGCTTCAAACGCCGCACCACCTACGACGAGATCGAGCAGATCAGCGCGGCCCAGGTTGTCTCCGCCAACCAGCGCCTCTACGTCAACCGAGAGGAGGGCTTCATCGGCCTCAACTGGCGCCAGCACGAGTTTGTCACCGAGTGCACCATCCTGGACGACGTGCTGTGCTTCATGGCCGACGGCACGATGAAGGTCGCCCGTGTAGCGGACAAGGTCTTCATGGGCCGGGATATCATCTCGTGCACCATTCTTCCAAAGGAAGGCGACACGCATTTCTACACGCTCGTCTATCAGGACAAGGAGAGTGGAAAGGCGTTTGCCAAGCGTTTCCAGATCGGCGGCGTTACGCGCGAGAAACTCTATTCGTTGGTGCCCAGCGAGGGTTCAAAGGTGCATTTCTTCCACTCCGCAAAGACGCAGGAGGGAATGCCCAAGCGGGTCGAGGTCGAACTCAGCCCGCGATGCTCGGCGCGCAAAAAGGAGTTCATGTTTGATTTGTCCGGGTTGAGCGTGGGGGCGCGTGGCGTGAAAGGTGTCACCGTCACCGAATATCCCATCAAACGCGTGCGACTCGAATGA